The following proteins are co-located in the Triticum aestivum cultivar Chinese Spring chromosome 1A, IWGSC CS RefSeq v2.1, whole genome shotgun sequence genome:
- the LOC123041301 gene encoding protein IQ-domain 26 isoform X1 — MGKAARWIRGFLGGGGKKEQSKDQKPIPPPTNAKRWSFGKSSRDSAEAAATAAATSARGGNVAIARAAEAAWLRSVYDETEREQSKHAIAVAAATQAAADAAVAAAHAAVAVVRLTNKGRAAHAGEHRGPAAAAVRIQTAFRGFLAKKALRALKALVKLQALVRGYLVRKQAAATLQSMQALVRAQASMRAHRAVASAALPQLHHSSFRPRRSLQERYADDTRSEHGVAAYSRRLSASIESSSYGYDRSPKIVEMDTGRPKSRSSSRRASSPLLDPCEEWCAAANPMSSPLLLPCHMPGGAPPRIAVPTPRHLPEYDWCAMEKARPATAQCTPRYMNANAPATPTKSLCGGGYSSSSLLNCPSYMSSTQSFEAKVRSHSAPKQRPEPPTNRKRVPLSEVVVVESRASLSGVGMQRSCNRVEEAFNFKTAVVGRLDRPSTGAVENDRQAFLQRRW; from the exons ATGGGCAAGGCGGCGCGCTGGATCCGGGGCTTCCTAGGAGGCGGCGGTAAGAAGGAGCAGAGCAAGGACCAGAAGCCGATACCTCCGCCAACCAATGCCAAGCGGTGGAGTTTCGGCAAGTCGTCGCGGGACTCGGCGGAGGCCGCTGCCACCGCTGCGGCTACGTCGGCGCGCGGGGGCAACGTTGCGATCGCGAGGGCGGCTGAGGCGGCCTGGCTCAGGTCGGTGTACGACGAGACGGAGCGGGAGCAGAGCAAGCACGCCATCGCCGTGGCGGCCGCCACCCAAGCGGCGGCCGACGCAGCCGTGGCTGCGGCCCATGCCGCCGTCGCTGTCGTGCGGCTCACCAACAAGGGCCGCGCCGCCCACGCCGGCGAGCACCGCGGACCGGCGGCCGCGGCGGTCCGGATCCAGACGGCATTCCGAGGCTTCTTG GCTAAGAAGGCGCTGCGTGCGCTCAAGGCGCTCGTGAAGCTGCAGGCGCTGGTGCGCGGCTACCTCGTGCGAAAGCAGGCGGCCGCCACGCTGCAGAGCATGCAGGCGCTGGTGCGCGCGCAGGCCAGCATGCGCGCCCACCGcgccgtcgccagcgccgctcTCCCGCAGCTCCACCATTCTTCTTTCCGGCCGCGCCGCTCCTTG CAGGAGCGGTACGCGGACGACACGCGGAGCGAGCACGGGGTGGCGGCGTACAGCCGGAGACTGTCGGCGAGTATCGAGTCGTCGTCCTACGGGTACGACCGGAGCCCCAAGATCGTGGAGATGGACACCGGCAGGCCCAAATCTCGGTCGTCGTCGCGCCGGGCGAGCTCCCCGCTGCTCGACCCGTGCGAGGAGTGGTGCGCCGCCGCCAACCCCATGtcgtcgccgctgctgctgccgtgcCACATGCCAGGCGGCGCGCCGCCCCGCATCGCCGTGCCGACCCCGCGCCACCTCCCGGAGTACGACTGGTGCGCGATGGAGAAGGCCCGGCCGGCGACGGCGCAGTGCACGCCGCGGTACATGAACGCGAACGCGCCGGCCACCCCGACCAAGAGCCTGTGCGGCGGCGGCTACTCGTCGTCGTCTCTGCTCAACTGCCCCAGCTACATGTCCAGCACGCAGTCGTTCGAGGCAAAAGTGCGGTCGCACAGCGCGCCGAAGCAGCGGCCGGAGCCCCCCACGAACAGGAAGCGGGTGCCGCTGagcgaggtggtggtggtggagtcccgGGCCAGCCTGAGCGGGGTCGGAATGCAGCGGTCGTGCAACCGGGTGGAGGAGGCGTTCAACTTCAAGACGGCCGTTGTCGGCCGCCTCGACCGCCCGTCGACGGGGGCCGTCGAGAATGACCGGCAAGCGTTCTTGCAGAGGAGGTGGTGA
- the LOC123041301 gene encoding protein IQ-domain 26 isoform X2, translating into MGKAARWIRGFLGGGGKKEQSKDQKPIPPPTNAKRWSFGKSSRDSAEAAATAAATSARGGNVAIARAAEAAWLRSVYDETEREQSKHAIAVAAATQAAADAAVAAAHAAVAVVRLTNKGRAAHAGEHRGPAAAAVRIQTAFRGFLAKKALRALKALVKLQALVRGYLVRKQAAATLQSMQALVRAQASMRAHRAVASAALPQLHHSSFRPRRSLERYADDTRSEHGVAAYSRRLSASIESSSYGYDRSPKIVEMDTGRPKSRSSSRRASSPLLDPCEEWCAAANPMSSPLLLPCHMPGGAPPRIAVPTPRHLPEYDWCAMEKARPATAQCTPRYMNANAPATPTKSLCGGGYSSSSLLNCPSYMSSTQSFEAKVRSHSAPKQRPEPPTNRKRVPLSEVVVVESRASLSGVGMQRSCNRVEEAFNFKTAVVGRLDRPSTGAVENDRQAFLQRRW; encoded by the exons ATGGGCAAGGCGGCGCGCTGGATCCGGGGCTTCCTAGGAGGCGGCGGTAAGAAGGAGCAGAGCAAGGACCAGAAGCCGATACCTCCGCCAACCAATGCCAAGCGGTGGAGTTTCGGCAAGTCGTCGCGGGACTCGGCGGAGGCCGCTGCCACCGCTGCGGCTACGTCGGCGCGCGGGGGCAACGTTGCGATCGCGAGGGCGGCTGAGGCGGCCTGGCTCAGGTCGGTGTACGACGAGACGGAGCGGGAGCAGAGCAAGCACGCCATCGCCGTGGCGGCCGCCACCCAAGCGGCGGCCGACGCAGCCGTGGCTGCGGCCCATGCCGCCGTCGCTGTCGTGCGGCTCACCAACAAGGGCCGCGCCGCCCACGCCGGCGAGCACCGCGGACCGGCGGCCGCGGCGGTCCGGATCCAGACGGCATTCCGAGGCTTCTTG GCTAAGAAGGCGCTGCGTGCGCTCAAGGCGCTCGTGAAGCTGCAGGCGCTGGTGCGCGGCTACCTCGTGCGAAAGCAGGCGGCCGCCACGCTGCAGAGCATGCAGGCGCTGGTGCGCGCGCAGGCCAGCATGCGCGCCCACCGcgccgtcgccagcgccgctcTCCCGCAGCTCCACCATTCTTCTTTCCGGCCGCGCCGCTCCTTG GAGCGGTACGCGGACGACACGCGGAGCGAGCACGGGGTGGCGGCGTACAGCCGGAGACTGTCGGCGAGTATCGAGTCGTCGTCCTACGGGTACGACCGGAGCCCCAAGATCGTGGAGATGGACACCGGCAGGCCCAAATCTCGGTCGTCGTCGCGCCGGGCGAGCTCCCCGCTGCTCGACCCGTGCGAGGAGTGGTGCGCCGCCGCCAACCCCATGtcgtcgccgctgctgctgccgtgcCACATGCCAGGCGGCGCGCCGCCCCGCATCGCCGTGCCGACCCCGCGCCACCTCCCGGAGTACGACTGGTGCGCGATGGAGAAGGCCCGGCCGGCGACGGCGCAGTGCACGCCGCGGTACATGAACGCGAACGCGCCGGCCACCCCGACCAAGAGCCTGTGCGGCGGCGGCTACTCGTCGTCGTCTCTGCTCAACTGCCCCAGCTACATGTCCAGCACGCAGTCGTTCGAGGCAAAAGTGCGGTCGCACAGCGCGCCGAAGCAGCGGCCGGAGCCCCCCACGAACAGGAAGCGGGTGCCGCTGagcgaggtggtggtggtggagtcccgGGCCAGCCTGAGCGGGGTCGGAATGCAGCGGTCGTGCAACCGGGTGGAGGAGGCGTTCAACTTCAAGACGGCCGTTGTCGGCCGCCTCGACCGCCCGTCGACGGGGGCCGTCGAGAATGACCGGCAAGCGTTCTTGCAGAGGAGGTGGTGA